The following are encoded together in the Xiphophorus hellerii strain 12219 chromosome 3, Xiphophorus_hellerii-4.1, whole genome shotgun sequence genome:
- the nrsn1 gene encoding neurensin-1, which translates to MTSCSEICGSEYREQAQSGGNGQQYGVRSYLHQFYEECTGSIWERDEDFQIQRSPSRWSSLLWKVCLTFGTLVLVTGLIVVLVGYATPTMTEAFGEDDLLFVDSYAVRFNRALDVCKLTGAVLFCVGGTSMAVGLLLSAFAKSYSKDELYLQHKFKERLADLHATVGSSIMKAPTPGEGKVPVTLSKVQNIQPVATKAET; encoded by the exons ATGACTTCGTGCTCAGAGATCTGTGGGTCGGAATACAGAGAGCAGGCTCAATCCGGCGGAAACGGCCAACAGTACGGAGTCCGCTCCTACCTCCACCAG TTCTATGAGGAGTGCACAGGTTCTATCTGGGAACGTGATGAAGATTTTCAGATTCAGAGATCGCCAAGCAGGTGGAGCTCTTTACTCTGGAAG GTCTGTCTCACGTTTGGAACACTGGTCCTTGTTACAGGtcttattgttgttttggtgGGTTACGCAACACCGACTATGACTGAAGCATTTGGTGAAGATGATCTCCTGTTTGTTGACAG CTACGCTGTCCGTTTCAACCGTGCACTGGATGTCTGCAAACTGACCGGTGCGGTGCTGTTCTGTGTGGGCGGCACCTCCATGGCTGTGGGTCTTCTGCTGTCTGCCTTTGCTAAAAGCTACTCCAAAGACGAACTGTACCTGCAGCACAAGTTTAAGGAGCGGTTAGCAGATCTCCATGCAACAGTTG GTTCATCAATAATGAAAGCACCAACTCCTGGGGAGGGAAAGGTGCCTGTAACGCTCTCCAAAGTTCAGAACATACAACCTGTGGCCACAAAAGCAGAGACCTGA